Proteins found in one Brachypodium distachyon strain Bd21 chromosome 5, Brachypodium_distachyon_v3.0, whole genome shotgun sequence genomic segment:
- the LOC100834265 gene encoding SNF1-related protein kinase regulatory subunit gamma-1 isoform X2: METDSPRSPEAEIGHRVEDLWEVAQPQLSPSEKLNFCFEDIPVAAFPRTHPSQVIEIPSDASLADTVETLSKNKILSAPIRNVDAPEDASWIDKYIGIVEFAGVAMWLLHQFDTLANGMTGSAVGSPVANLAARLGSFTFRRTSSGRVETTTDSESDEAASVGGSFFETLTSSEFYKNTKVGDISGSFRWAPFLALQTSDTFLTMLLLLSKYRMKSLPVVDMGGNHIENIITQSSVVHMLAECVGLPWFESWGTKKLSELGLPLMKPYKLVKVNEDQPVLKAFQLMREKGVGGLPVMDTTGTKAIGNISIRDVQYLLTAPKIYKQYRTIAAKDFLTAVRHHLQEQHEPSPLLHDVITCKRDDAIKDIILKLDTEKIHRIYVVDDKGDTEGVITLRDIISKLVHEPRHYFGDFFDGVVPLPANSTV; the protein is encoded by the exons atggagacggaCAGCCCGCGGAGCCCGGAGGCGGAGATCGGGCACCGGGTGGAGGACCTGTGGGAGGTGGCGCAGCCGCAGCTGTCGCCGTCGGAGAAGCTCAACTTCTGCTTCGAGGACAtccccgtcgccgccttcccgcGAACCCATCCCTCGCAAG TAATAGAGATACCTTCTGATGCCAGCCTTGCTGATACTGTTGAAACATTGtcgaaaaacaaaattttgagtGCACCCATAAGAAACGTTGATGCACCAGAGGATGCTAGTTGGATAGACAAATACATTGGTATTGTGGAATTTGCTGGTGTTGCAATGTGGTTACTTCATCAG TTCGACACTTTAGCTAATGGGATGACTGGTTCTGCAGTAGGATCGCCTGTAGCCAATCTAGCAGCTAGGTTAGGCTCTTTCACATTCAGACGGACGTCATCTGGCAGGGTAGAAACTACTACCGATTCAGAATCAGATGAAGCTGCATCGGTGGGTGGAAGCTTTTTTGAAACCCTTACTTCCTCTGAGTTCTACAAGAACACAAAG GTTGGCGATATCTCAGGAAGCTTCCGATGGGCACCATTTCTTGCCCTCCAGACGTCTGATACATTCCTCACAATGTTGCTTCTTCTATCAAAGTACAGGATGAAGAGCCTCCCAGTTGTAGATATGGGGGGCAATCATATTGAGAATATCATTACACAATCCTCTGTTGTGCACATGCTTGCAGAATGTGTTGGACTTCCGTGGTTTGAAAGCTGGGGAACTAAGAAACTCTCTGAACTGGGTCTTCCTTTGATGAAGCCATACAAACTTGTTAAG GTAAATGAAGATCAGCCAGTCTTAAAAGCCTTCCAACTGATGAGAGAGAAGGGGGTTGGTGGTCTGCCAGTGATGGACACAACTGGAACAAAAGCAATTGGTAATATTAGCATAAGAGATGTCCAATATCTTCTGACAGCCCCTAAGATATACAAACAATACAG GACGATCGCAGCAAAGGATTTCCTTACCGCAGTGCGCCACCATCTCCAGGAGCAACACGAGCCGTCCCCCCTGTTGCACGATGTCATCACATGCAAAAGGGACGATGCGATCAAGGACATCATACTGAAGCTGGACACGGAGAAGATCCACAGGATTTATGTGGTTGATGACAAGGGCGACACCGAGGGGGTCATCACACTGAGGGACATAATCTCCAAACTGGTACACGAGCCGCGCCATTACTTTGGGGATTTCTTCGATGGTGTCGTTCCCCTACCTGCAAACAGTACCGTATGA
- the LOC100834265 gene encoding SNF1-related protein kinase regulatory subunit gamma-1 isoform X1 produces METDSPRSPEAEIGHRVEDLWEVAQPQLSPSEKLNFCFEDIPVAAFPRTHPSQVIEIPSDASLADTVETLSKNKILSAPIRNVDAPEDASWIDKYIGIVEFAGVAMWLLHQQFDTLANGMTGSAVGSPVANLAARLGSFTFRRTSSGRVETTTDSESDEAASVGGSFFETLTSSEFYKNTKVGDISGSFRWAPFLALQTSDTFLTMLLLLSKYRMKSLPVVDMGGNHIENIITQSSVVHMLAECVGLPWFESWGTKKLSELGLPLMKPYKLVKVNEDQPVLKAFQLMREKGVGGLPVMDTTGTKAIGNISIRDVQYLLTAPKIYKQYRTIAAKDFLTAVRHHLQEQHEPSPLLHDVITCKRDDAIKDIILKLDTEKIHRIYVVDDKGDTEGVITLRDIISKLVHEPRHYFGDFFDGVVPLPANSTV; encoded by the exons atggagacggaCAGCCCGCGGAGCCCGGAGGCGGAGATCGGGCACCGGGTGGAGGACCTGTGGGAGGTGGCGCAGCCGCAGCTGTCGCCGTCGGAGAAGCTCAACTTCTGCTTCGAGGACAtccccgtcgccgccttcccgcGAACCCATCCCTCGCAAG TAATAGAGATACCTTCTGATGCCAGCCTTGCTGATACTGTTGAAACATTGtcgaaaaacaaaattttgagtGCACCCATAAGAAACGTTGATGCACCAGAGGATGCTAGTTGGATAGACAAATACATTGGTATTGTGGAATTTGCTGGTGTTGCAATGTGGTTACTTCATCAG CAGTTCGACACTTTAGCTAATGGGATGACTGGTTCTGCAGTAGGATCGCCTGTAGCCAATCTAGCAGCTAGGTTAGGCTCTTTCACATTCAGACGGACGTCATCTGGCAGGGTAGAAACTACTACCGATTCAGAATCAGATGAAGCTGCATCGGTGGGTGGAAGCTTTTTTGAAACCCTTACTTCCTCTGAGTTCTACAAGAACACAAAG GTTGGCGATATCTCAGGAAGCTTCCGATGGGCACCATTTCTTGCCCTCCAGACGTCTGATACATTCCTCACAATGTTGCTTCTTCTATCAAAGTACAGGATGAAGAGCCTCCCAGTTGTAGATATGGGGGGCAATCATATTGAGAATATCATTACACAATCCTCTGTTGTGCACATGCTTGCAGAATGTGTTGGACTTCCGTGGTTTGAAAGCTGGGGAACTAAGAAACTCTCTGAACTGGGTCTTCCTTTGATGAAGCCATACAAACTTGTTAAG GTAAATGAAGATCAGCCAGTCTTAAAAGCCTTCCAACTGATGAGAGAGAAGGGGGTTGGTGGTCTGCCAGTGATGGACACAACTGGAACAAAAGCAATTGGTAATATTAGCATAAGAGATGTCCAATATCTTCTGACAGCCCCTAAGATATACAAACAATACAG GACGATCGCAGCAAAGGATTTCCTTACCGCAGTGCGCCACCATCTCCAGGAGCAACACGAGCCGTCCCCCCTGTTGCACGATGTCATCACATGCAAAAGGGACGATGCGATCAAGGACATCATACTGAAGCTGGACACGGAGAAGATCCACAGGATTTATGTGGTTGATGACAAGGGCGACACCGAGGGGGTCATCACACTGAGGGACATAATCTCCAAACTGGTACACGAGCCGCGCCATTACTTTGGGGATTTCTTCGATGGTGTCGTTCCCCTACCTGCAAACAGTACCGTATGA
- the LOC100833952 gene encoding exocyst complex component EXO70A1 — MSAPPPPPPPPPPEEPVAVAVVGNDKVLAAAQHIVKSLATSKNAADDMIRILSGFDHRLSSITADLFPSPSPSHSLSPSDADTSEPEALSMAAFDAAEQLIHLWDTTPEALVFDAPDDAAAADYLAAVDVAVDHLAAGSLAATSGRAGVAVQLAMARLEDELRHLMLRHSVPLDASGLYCSLRRLSLESMDDLDASSEFDPTTPHSQEGAPDTARSASLVGNPFDDQLFDLVRPDAVDELRAIAERMGRAGYESELMQVYCGIRRDLLDECLVVLGVERLSIDEVQRVEWKQLNDKMKKWVHGVKTVVRSLLTGERRLCDQVLAVSDELRDECFVESTKVCIMQILNFGDAVAVCPRSPEKVSRILDMYEALAEVIPELKELFFGTPGDDVICDLEGVLGRLGDAVKGNLLEFGKVLQQESSRRPMIAGEIHPITRYVMNYLRLLVVYSDTLDKLLDDAAAGDLDHNASHGGADEDEDYLESLTPLGRRLVKLMSYLEANLEEKSKLYDDGALQCIFSMNNTLYIVQKVKDSELGRVLGEHWTRRRRGKIRQNSKSYLRISWTKVLSYLKDDGYGSGGGSSLGNLSSRVKEKFKNFNMAFDEIYRSQTLWKVPDPQLREELKISISENVIPAYRAFLGRYGSLVDNGRNSGKYIKYTAEDLENQLSDLFEGSLGSANHSRRRL; from the coding sequence ATGTcggcgcccccgcccccgcccccgcctccgccgccggaggagcccgtcgccgtcgccgtcgtcggcaaCGACAAGGTCCTCGCCGCGGCGCAGCACATCGTCAAGTCGCTCGCTACGTCCAAGAACGCCGCCGACGACATGATCCGCATCCTCTCGGGCTTCGACCACCGCCTGTCGTCCATCACCGCCGACCTCTTCCCGTCGCCCTCGCCTTCCCACTCCCTCTCCCCCTCCGACGCCGACACCTCGGAGCCCGAGGCCCTCTCCATGGCCGCCTTCGACGCCGCGGAGCAGCTCATCCACCTCTGGGACACCACCCCGGAGGCGCTCGTCTTCGACGCCCccgacgacgccgccgccgccgactacCTCGCTGCGGTCGACGTCGCCGTCgaccacctcgccgccgggaGTCTTGCCGCCACCTCTGGGCGCGCGGGGGTCGCCGTGCAGCTCGCTATGGCGCGGCTCGAGGACGAGCTCCGGCACCTCATGCTGCGCCACTCCGTGCCACTGGACGCCAGCGGGCTCTACTGCTCGCTGCGTCGCCTCTCGCTGGAGTCCATGGACGATCTCGACGCTTCCTCCGAATTCGATCCCACCACCCCGCACAGCCAGGAGGGCGCACCAGATACCGCCCGCAGCGCCAGTCTGGTGGGGAACCCGTTTGACGACCAGCTCTTCGACTTAGTGCGGCCGGATGCTGTTGACGAGTTGCGCGCCATTGCTGAACGGATGGGGCGCGCTGGGTATGAAAGTGAGCTCATGCAGGTGTATTGTGGCATCCGCCGTGACCTACTTGACGAGTGCCTCGTGGTTCTGGGTGTCGAACGGCTCAGCATCGATGAGGTGCAGCGTGTGGAGTGGAAGCAATTGAATGACAAGATGAAGAAATGGGTGCATGGGGTCAAGACGGTTGTCCGTTCCCTGCTGACAGGTGAACGCCGGCTCTGTGATCAGGTGCTTGCAGTGTCCGATGAGCTGCGGGATGAGTGCTTTGTTGAATCCACCAAGGTTTGCATAATGCAGATTCTTAACTTTGGGGATGCCGTGGCTGTGTGCCCTCGATCGCCAGAGAAGGTTTCCCGGATTCTTGACATGTATGAGGCACTTGCTGAGGTAATCCCTGAACTGAAGGAGCTGTTCTTTGGGACTCCTGGGGATGATGTTATCTGTGATTTGGAGGGGGTCCTTGGGAGGCTTGGGGATGCAGTGAAGGGAAACCTTCTTGAGTTTGGGAAGGTTCTACAGCAGGAGTCATCACGACGACCTATGATTGCTGGTGAGATCCACCCAATCACACGCTATGTGATGAACTATCTTAGGTTGTTGGTCGTTTACAGTGACACTCTTGACAAACTCCTGgatgatgctgctgctggagattTAGATCACAATGCTTCACATGGAGGTGCTGATGAGGATGAGGATTATCTGGAGAGCTTGACTCCACTTGGACGCCGTTTGGTGAAGCTGATGTCCTATTTGGAGGCCAATTTGGAGGAAAAATCTAAACTTTACGATGATGGTGCACTGCAGTGTATTTTTTCCATGAATAATACACTGTACATTGTCCAAAAGGTGAAAGATTCCGAGCTTGGGAGGGTTTTAGGTGAGCATTGGACACGGAGGCGCCGTGGGAAGATTCGGCAAAACTCGAAGAGCTACCTTAGGATATCATGGACCAAGGTTTTGTCTTATCTCAAGGACGATGGCTATGGCAGTGGGGGTGGAAGTAGTCTTGGGAATTTGAGTTCGAGGGTCAAGGAGAAATTTAAGAACTTCAACATGGCATTTGATGAGATATACAGGAGTCAAACGCTCTGGAAGGTACCGGATCCTCAACTCCGCGAAGAGCTCAAGATATCTATATCTGAAAATGTGATTCCAGCATATCGTGCTTTTCTGGGGAGATATGGTAGTCTAGTGGATAATGGAAGGAATTCAGGAAAATACATAAAGTACACTGCAGAGGACTTGGAGAATCAGCTGTCTGATCTGTTTGAAGGGTCACTAGGGTCTGCCAACCATTCCAGGAGGAGGCTGTAG